The window TTCACCACCCACCGGAACCACGGTCACCTGCTGGCCAGGGGCACCGACCCGGCCGCGATGTTCGCCGAGATCCTCGGAAAGGAGACGGGGACCAACCGCGGCAAGGGGGGCACCCTCCACATCGCCTCGGTCGAGAACGGCTTCCCGACCACGTCGGCGGCCACCGGAGGCTGCACACCCCTCGCGACCGGGGCCGCGTTCGCCTTCTCCCGGCTCGGGAGGGATCGGGTGTCCGTATGCCTGTTCGGTGACGGAGCCCTGGAGGAGGGCACCTTCCACGAGTCGATCAACATCGCCGCCCTCGAGAGCCTCCCCGTCATCTATCTGTGCGAGAACAACAGCCTGGAGGCGCTCGGTCAGAAGGCCAACGAGTACCCGTCCTCCACGATGGCGGCGGCGCCGCTCACCGACCTGGCCGCCGCCTTCAAGGTGCCCACGATCACGGTGGACGGCACCGACACCGGAGCGGTCCACGAAGCGATGGCGACGGCCGTCGGGCGAGCCCGCGGCGGCGGTGGCCCCACCTTCATCGAAGCGCTCACGGTCCGGTGGCCGGGAAGCCGGCCGATCTGGCCACAACTCCTCACCGGTCCGACCGATCTCTCCTACGCCTGGGACCCTTCGGCGATCCCGGCCGACTACGCGGTCTGGCACGCCGAGCAGGATGGGCTGCTCCGCTACGTCCGGGAGCTGCTCTCGGCCGGAGTGCTGACCTCCGACGAGGCCTTGGCAATGGACGAGCAGGTCAAGGACCAGATCGAGCGAGGCGTCCGGTTCGCCCTCGACAGTCCTTACCCTCCCGTGGCCAGCGCCCTCGAGTCCGTCTACGCATAGGAGTTGTGGATATGCGCGAGATGCTCTACGCCGAGGCGCTGGTCGAGTCGCTCCGCCACCAGATGGCGACCGACGAGCGGGTCCATCTCATGGGCCTCTACTTCCTGGGCCTCACCAAGCACCGGGCGATCATGGCCCGCCTGCATGCCGACTACCCGGGCCGCGTTTACCACCCCCCGATCGCCGAGGTCGGGTACGTGGGCGTGGCCATAGGAGCGGCGCTGGCCGGGCTGAGGCCCATCGTGGACATGGCCACCGCCAGCTTCATGTTCCAGGCCTTCCCCCAGATCGTCAACGAGGCGGCCAACATCCACTACATGTCGGGCGGCGCCACCAAGGTGCCGATGGTCTTCCACTTCAACCATGGCATCCGCGGAGGAGGAGCGGCCCAACACTCGCACAGCCCGCAGGCGATGCTCTGGAACACGCCTGGGCTCGAGATCATGGCGCCCTCCACGCCACGGGACGTGATGGGGCTGGTCAACACCGCCGCGGCGTCCGACAACCCGACCGCCTGGGTGGATCACGTCCGCCTGTTCGACACCCGAGGGCCCGCACCTGACGACAAGGACTTCTCCATCCCCTTCGGCGTCGCCGACGTCAAGCGACGCGGCACGGACGTGACCGTGTTCGCCTCCTCCTGGATGGTCCTCCGCGCGCTGGAGGCGGCGGAGACTCTGAGCGCCGAGGGGATCGACGTAGAGGTGGTCGATCCGCGCACTCTCTCCCCGCTCGACGAGCAGACGATCCTCGACTCGGTAGCGAAGACCGGACGCCTGGTGGTCGTGGACGAGTGCCATCGCCGGTGCGGCGTGGCCGCCGAGATCATGGCCGTGGTGACGGAGAACTCGTTCGGAGACCTGGTGGCCGCCCCGGCGCGGGTGACCACCGCGGACGTCCCGATACCGTTCAGCCCGCCGCTGGAGCGGCATGTCGAGCCGACCACCGGCAAGATCGTCGCGGCCGTCCGGGCGGTAACGGACAGCGCCGCCGGGTAGACAGAATGGACCTGGGCCAGGCGCCGGTTCGGCTGGAGGACCTCCCGCTGATCACCGGCTCCGGCCGGTTCGTCGGTGACATGGTGGACGCCGGCACCCTCCACTGTGCTTTCGTGCGCAGCCCGGTCGCCCACGGCAGGCTGTTGCCTCCGGACCTCGGCGGCGCCCGGGGCCTTCCAGGCGTCGTGGCCGTCTTCGGCGCCGACGGCCTCGGCTTGCCGGACATGCCGTCGTCGCCCCATCCGGGCGCACCTGGGCCCGCCGGCATGGGCCAGCCGCCCCTGGCCCGCGACCGGGTGCGGTACGTGGGAGAGCCGGTGGCAGTGGTAGTTGCCGAGTCGGCTGTCCAAGCGGTGGACGCTGCCGGGTCGGTGTGGATCGAGGCCGAGGAACTCCCCGCCGTGGACACCAACTCTGCGCTGGCGGGCGAGGTGCTGCTGTTCCCGGATACAGGCTCGAACATCGCCCACCGCGCCACGATCATGACCGAAGGACCCCGACCCGCCGCCCAGGTCGAAGTCACCGTCGACGTCGATATTCCCAGGGTCTCACCGGTCACCATCGAGCCCCTGGCCATACTCGCCCGCCAGGCCGGGTACGGCCTCGAGGTCTGGTGTGGCCATCAGGCGCCTGCAGCGCTGTCGAGACAACTCGGAGGGATGCTGGGCATCGACCCGTCCGGCATCAGAACGAGGGTTCCGGATGTGGGCGGGGCCTTCGGGACGAAGGGCCAGTTCTATCCGGAGTATCCCGTAGTGGCGGCCATAGCCCGGCGTCTGGCTAGGCCGACCGTCTGGCTCCAGAGCCGGACCGAGCAGCTCATGTGCGGTACCCATGGCCGCGCCCAGCACATCACGATGCGGGTCGGCGGTGACCGTGACGGACGGATCCGCTACCTCGCCGCCGAGATAGTGGGCGATTCCGGGGCTTACCCGTGCTCCGGCGCTCGTGTCCCCTTCTTCACCCTGCCCGTGATCCAAGGCCCTTACGACATCGAGCATCTCGAGGCCACTGCAACCGCGGTCGTCACCAACAGGGCCCCGGTCGGCCCGTACCGTGGCGCCGGCAG of the bacterium genome contains:
- a CDS encoding thiamine pyrophosphate-dependent dehydrogenase E1 component subunit alpha, with translation MIPDLPADRLTDYLRRMLVIRRFEEGLIELAGEYAVGHFHVYIGQEATGVPALAQLEPGDVGFTTHRNHGHLLARGTDPAAMFAEILGKETGTNRGKGGTLHIASVENGFPTTSAATGGCTPLATGAAFAFSRLGRDRVSVCLFGDGALEEGTFHESINIAALESLPVIYLCENNSLEALGQKANEYPSSTMAAAPLTDLAAAFKVPTITVDGTDTGAVHEAMATAVGRARGGGGPTFIEALTVRWPGSRPIWPQLLTGPTDLSYAWDPSAIPADYAVWHAEQDGLLRYVRELLSAGVLTSDEALAMDEQVKDQIERGVRFALDSPYPPVASALESVYA
- a CDS encoding alpha-ketoacid dehydrogenase subunit beta; the encoded protein is MREMLYAEALVESLRHQMATDERVHLMGLYFLGLTKHRAIMARLHADYPGRVYHPPIAEVGYVGVAIGAALAGLRPIVDMATASFMFQAFPQIVNEAANIHYMSGGATKVPMVFHFNHGIRGGGAAQHSHSPQAMLWNTPGLEIMAPSTPRDVMGLVNTAAASDNPTAWVDHVRLFDTRGPAPDDKDFSIPFGVADVKRRGTDVTVFASSWMVLRALEAAETLSAEGIDVEVVDPRTLSPLDEQTILDSVAKTGRLVVVDECHRRCGVAAEIMAVVTENSFGDLVAAPARVTTADVPIPFSPPLERHVEPTTGKIVAAVRAVTDSAAG